From a region of the Lactuca sativa cultivar Salinas chromosome 4, Lsat_Salinas_v11, whole genome shotgun sequence genome:
- the LOC111886200 gene encoding adenosylhomocysteinase-like, translated as MNLDIFYSSTFTKKFIDVIDNERPWTIKKKSLFFYGNGNGICVRKGCAATMKQVGARVIMTEIDPICALQALMEGLQILTLADILSEIGIFVTTTGNKDIIMIDHMKKMKSNAIFFNIGYRRIKENTKSFLQIEEQRIVFREREEEGGRGGRIITL; from the exons ATGAACCTCGACATCTTCTACAGTTCCACATTCACTAAAAAGTTTATTGACGTCATTGACAATGAAAGACCATGGACGATTAAGAAAAAAAGCCTCTTTT TTTACGGAAATGGTAATGGGATATGTGTGAGAAAGGGTTGTGCCGCCACCATGAAACAAGTAGGAGCTCGTGTAATAATGACAGAAATCGACCCAATATGTGCCCTTCAAGCTCTAATGGAAGGTCTCCAAATCCTAACACTTGCAGACATCCTATCAGAAATCGGCATCTTCGTCACCACCACAGGAAACAAAGACATCATCATGATTGACcacatgaagaagatgaagagcaATGCAATCTTTTTCAACATAGGATATCGAAGAATAAAGGAGAACACCAAATCATTTCTACAAATCGAGGAGCAGAGGATAGTTTTTcgtgagagagaagaagaaggaggaagaggaggaaggaTTATTACCTTATGA